A portion of the Paenibacillus sp. PvR098 genome contains these proteins:
- a CDS encoding alpha/beta hydrolase-fold protein produces the protein MDDSLYYKRTIVKERIASAALGEERSLRIYLPPGYNELLSYPVIYCQDGEDFFNFGRIATAMNRLIYDDNVEPAIIVGVDVDKSIRTSEYAPEGSRFAAYCLFFAEELVPFLENHYPVRAELNERIIAGDSLGGTVSLHLALNYPSLFCKVISLSGAFLQSTQNRIANEDDLSWLQLSMLIGTDETEVQTERGVFDLLEANRKTKQLLEARSCLLKYEEKPGKHLWGFWQNELPGMLKPFLM, from the coding sequence ATGGACGACAGCTTGTACTACAAGCGAACTATTGTTAAAGAACGCATAGCCTCCGCCGCACTTGGCGAAGAACGCTCATTACGTATCTATCTCCCGCCCGGCTATAATGAGCTGTTATCTTACCCGGTTATATACTGTCAAGACGGCGAGGATTTCTTCAATTTCGGGCGCATCGCAACCGCCATGAACCGCTTGATCTATGATGACAATGTAGAGCCTGCTATCATTGTTGGCGTGGATGTGGACAAGTCAATCCGCACCTCCGAATACGCTCCCGAAGGCAGCAGGTTTGCTGCATACTGCCTTTTTTTCGCCGAGGAGCTTGTGCCCTTCCTTGAAAATCATTACCCTGTTCGAGCGGAATTAAACGAGCGGATTATCGCAGGCGATTCACTTGGCGGAACCGTATCCCTTCATCTCGCCTTAAATTATCCTAGCCTATTTTGTAAAGTAATATCCTTATCCGGTGCATTTTTACAATCAACTCAGAACCGAATTGCAAACGAAGACGATTTGTCTTGGCTGCAGCTCTCCATGTTGATAGGGACAGATGAAACGGAAGTTCAAACGGAGCGGGGAGTCTTCGATTTATTGGAAGCCAATCGCAAAACCAAACAGCTCCTCGAGGCGAGAAGCTGTTTACTGAAGTACGAAGAAAAACCAGGTAAGCATCTGTGGGGCTTCTGGCAGAACGAGCTGCCGGGGATGCTGAAGCCATTTCTTATGTAA
- the pdhA gene encoding pyruvate dehydrogenase (acetyl-transferring) E1 component subunit alpha — MSKPYVVGVQEVEPLSVLAEDGTVVNPEAMPKLSDDQLKEIMRRMVFTRTWDQRAVNLTRQGRLGFYAPVSGQEATMIGSEFVLNKDDFICPGYRDMPQIVWHGLPMYQAFLYSRGHQHGGQIPEDVHVLMPQIIIGAQYLHAMGVAMAFKQRDEKRVSITYTGDGGSSEGDFYEAMNFAGAFKLPTIFMVQNNGYAITTPFAKQTAALSVAHKAVAAGIEGVQVDGMDVLAVVKAVQDAAERGRNGEGATLIEAITYRFLPHSMSGDDPSKYRTKEETAEWEQKDPLNRFRNYLVSKGLWTEEEEAAVIEDAKNTVAEQIKKAEQTEKMTVPGLIDSMFETTPQHLEEQKADYLA; from the coding sequence ATGAGCAAGCCGTATGTAGTTGGCGTGCAAGAAGTTGAGCCGTTGTCTGTTCTGGCCGAGGATGGTACTGTAGTCAATCCGGAAGCGATGCCTAAGCTCTCGGACGATCAGTTGAAGGAAATCATGCGCCGCATGGTATTTACGCGGACTTGGGACCAACGCGCTGTAAACTTGACCCGTCAGGGCCGTCTTGGTTTCTATGCGCCGGTGTCAGGTCAGGAAGCGACCATGATTGGCAGTGAGTTCGTTCTGAATAAAGATGACTTTATCTGTCCGGGATATCGCGATATGCCGCAGATCGTGTGGCATGGTTTGCCGATGTATCAGGCGTTTTTGTATTCCAGAGGACACCAGCACGGGGGCCAAATTCCAGAGGATGTTCACGTGCTGATGCCGCAAATTATTATCGGCGCTCAGTATCTGCACGCTATGGGTGTAGCTATGGCGTTCAAGCAGCGCGATGAAAAGCGCGTCTCTATCACATATACCGGCGACGGAGGCTCCTCCGAAGGCGATTTCTATGAAGCGATGAACTTTGCGGGTGCATTTAAGCTGCCGACGATTTTCATGGTTCAAAATAACGGCTATGCAATCACGACTCCGTTTGCTAAGCAAACGGCTGCGCTGTCCGTAGCTCATAAGGCGGTTGCAGCTGGGATTGAAGGCGTACAAGTAGACGGAATGGATGTATTGGCTGTTGTCAAAGCGGTGCAGGATGCGGCAGAGCGCGGACGCAATGGCGAGGGAGCAACATTGATCGAAGCGATTACTTACCGGTTCCTGCCTCACTCCATGTCGGGTGATGATCCTTCCAAGTACCGTACGAAAGAAGAAACCGCGGAATGGGAGCAAAAGGACCCGCTGAACCGTTTCCGCAACTATCTGGTGAGCAAAGGCCTGTGGACGGAAGAGGAAGAGGCTGCTGTAATCGAAGATGCCAAGAATACGGTGGCAGAGCAAATCAAGAAAGCGGAACAGACGGAAAAAATGACGGTGCCGGGACTTATCGACAGCATGTTCGAAACGACGCCGCAGCATCTGGAAGAGCAGAAAGCGGATTACTTAGCGTAA
- a CDS encoding alpha-ketoacid dehydrogenase subunit beta: protein MAQMTMIQAIKDAMRVELQRDPNVVIFGEDVGKVGGVFRATEGLQAEFGEKRVFDTPLAESAIGGMAVGMAIQGFRPIMEIQFVGFIFEAFDQIAVQAARMRYRSGGRYNAPIVVRTPFGGGVKAAELHTDPLEGLMVQTPGIKVIVPSNPYDAKGLLISAIRDNDPVFFMEHLNLYRSFRAEVPEGEYTVPIGKANVVREGSDVTIITYGAMVHTSLKAAEELEKTRGAKVEVIDLRTLMPLDIDTIVESVKKTNRAIVVQEAQKTAGIAAEVIAQINEKAILHLEAPVLRITPPDTVYPFSQVEDQWLPNPARIVAGLNKVLDF, encoded by the coding sequence ATGGCTCAAATGACAATGATTCAAGCGATCAAGGACGCGATGCGGGTTGAGCTTCAGCGCGATCCTAACGTGGTAATTTTCGGTGAAGACGTGGGGAAAGTCGGCGGCGTGTTCCGGGCGACGGAAGGATTGCAGGCAGAATTCGGGGAGAAGCGCGTATTTGATACTCCTTTGGCCGAATCTGCGATCGGTGGTATGGCCGTCGGTATGGCGATTCAAGGCTTCCGGCCGATTATGGAAATTCAATTTGTCGGGTTTATTTTTGAAGCGTTCGACCAAATTGCCGTGCAAGCGGCTCGGATGCGTTACCGCTCCGGCGGACGTTATAACGCACCTATCGTCGTTCGTACACCGTTCGGCGGCGGGGTGAAAGCGGCAGAGCTGCATACGGACCCGTTGGAAGGCCTTATGGTACAGACACCAGGGATCAAAGTGATTGTGCCTTCCAATCCTTACGATGCGAAGGGATTGCTGATTTCGGCTATCCGCGACAACGATCCGGTCTTTTTCATGGAGCATTTGAATTTATACCGTTCATTCCGCGCCGAAGTGCCGGAAGGCGAATATACCGTTCCGATCGGTAAAGCGAATGTTGTGCGTGAAGGCTCTGACGTTACGATCATCACTTATGGAGCTATGGTTCATACTTCGCTGAAGGCAGCGGAAGAATTAGAGAAAACTCGCGGAGCGAAAGTCGAAGTGATCGACCTGCGCACGCTGATGCCGCTGGATATCGACACGATCGTGGAATCGGTGAAAAAGACAAACCGTGCGATCGTCGTGCAGGAAGCTCAAAAGACGGCAGGGATCGCCGCAGAGGTCATCGCTCAAATCAACGAAAAGGCAATTCTGCATCTTGAGGCTCCTGTGCTGCGCATAACTCCTCCGGATACGGTATATCCATTTTCGCAAGTTGAGGACCAATGGCTTCCGAACCCGGCACGTATTGTAGCCGGACTGAATAAAGTGCTGGATTTTTAA
- a CDS encoding dihydrolipoamide acetyltransferase family protein, which produces MAKFEYRFPELGEGIHEGEIVKWHVKPGDTVNDETILMDVQNDKSTVEVPSPVEGKIVELKVSEGTVCTVGDVIAILEVEGELPQDAGGHGHGESASAAAPAAAKVEASAAQGGAETGAECAVGGAVAANVNAAKLDTPMAGGATAPQGASAGGSSREVLATPSVRKLAREKGVNIAEVTATGKNGRVTKEDVLGFAAGGGKAAAPAEAEAAAPASSSAASAASAAVSGDREEERVPLKGIRKAIANAMVKSVYTAPHVTLMDEVDVTQLVALRTKAKPVAEKKGVKLTYLPFIVKALVAAARQFPVMNAMIDEEKQEIVYKKYYHIGIATDTDNGLIVPVIPDADRKSMWTIAEAIKDLAARGREGKLGPGELRGSTLTITNIGSAGGMFFTPVINFPEVAILGTGRITEKPVVKNGEIVIAPVMALSLSFDHRIIDGATAQNFLNYIKQLLADPELLVMEV; this is translated from the coding sequence ATGGCAAAGTTTGAGTACCGTTTTCCCGAGCTGGGCGAGGGCATCCATGAAGGAGAAATCGTAAAGTGGCATGTTAAGCCTGGTGATACAGTGAACGACGAAACAATCCTGATGGACGTGCAAAACGATAAGTCAACCGTAGAAGTTCCTTCCCCTGTGGAAGGCAAAATCGTCGAGCTGAAGGTAAGCGAAGGCACGGTGTGTACGGTTGGTGACGTGATTGCCATTCTTGAAGTGGAAGGCGAACTGCCTCAAGACGCTGGCGGCCACGGGCATGGAGAATCGGCGAGCGCGGCTGCTCCGGCAGCAGCTAAGGTCGAAGCATCGGCAGCCCAAGGCGGTGCGGAGACCGGCGCAGAGTGTGCGGTAGGCGGCGCTGTGGCTGCGAACGTAAACGCAGCGAAGCTGGATACGCCGATGGCGGGCGGAGCAACTGCACCTCAAGGAGCTTCCGCTGGCGGCAGCTCGCGTGAGGTATTGGCTACTCCAAGCGTGCGCAAGCTTGCTCGGGAGAAAGGCGTGAACATCGCGGAAGTGACGGCGACCGGTAAGAACGGACGCGTGACGAAGGAAGATGTCCTTGGTTTTGCGGCTGGCGGCGGTAAGGCTGCGGCACCGGCTGAAGCAGAAGCGGCGGCTCCTGCGTCATCAAGCGCTGCGTCTGCTGCTTCGGCAGCAGTGAGCGGGGACCGCGAGGAAGAGCGCGTGCCGCTTAAAGGCATCCGGAAGGCCATTGCGAACGCCATGGTGAAGAGCGTGTACACGGCGCCGCATGTAACATTGATGGACGAGGTCGACGTAACGCAGCTCGTAGCTCTTCGCACGAAGGCGAAGCCGGTTGCCGAGAAGAAAGGCGTCAAACTAACGTACCTGCCGTTCATCGTGAAGGCACTGGTTGCGGCGGCTCGCCAATTCCCGGTGATGAACGCTATGATTGACGAAGAAAAGCAAGAGATCGTCTACAAAAAGTACTACCACATAGGGATAGCTACGGACACGGATAACGGTCTGATCGTACCGGTTATTCCAGATGCCGATCGCAAGAGCATGTGGACCATTGCCGAGGCGATTAAAGATTTGGCTGCGCGCGGCCGAGAAGGCAAGCTGGGACCTGGTGAGCTGAGAGGCTCGACGCTGACCATCACGAACATTGGCTCTGCAGGCGGCATGTTCTTTACTCCGGTCATCAACTTCCCTGAGGTGGCGATTCTAGGTACAGGCCGCATTACGGAAAAACCGGTAGTGAAGAACGGCGAGATTGTCATTGCTCCAGTGATGGCATTGTCCCTAAGCTTCGACCACCGAATTATCGACGGCGCTACAGCGCAAAACTTTTTAAATTATATCAAGCAGCTGCTGGCCGATCCGGAACTGCTTGTCATGGAGGTGTAA
- the lpdA gene encoding dihydrolipoyl dehydrogenase, translated as MVVGDASVEIDVLVIGAGPGGYVAAIRASQLGKSVLVVDKAELGGVCLNRGCIPSKALISAAHQYEMVSHADSIGITAENVKIDFTKVQEWKTGIVKKQSGGVGMLLKGNKVQVFQGEALFINENEARVFNDNETARYRFNHCIIATGSRPIELKTFPFGGRVISSTEALSLNEIPKSMVVIGGGYIGIELGQTYAKFGTKVTVLEGSDSILPGFEKDLSQPVARNLKKLDVEVVTEAMAQGCEQTDKDVTVTYTVKGEEKKVTADYVLVTVGRRPNTDGDLSLELAGVEVGERGLIQVNDKCQTNVPHIYAIGDIVPGPALAHKASYEAKVAAESIAGLPSVVDYKVIPAVVFSDPEIAGVGLSETEAKGKGINVIVGKFPYGANGRAQSMNATDGFVKLIGDKDSGLLVGGYVVGAEASNLIAELTLAIEMGATLEDIALTIHAHPTLGEITMDAAEGALGHPIHQLGK; from the coding sequence ATGGTAGTTGGAGACGCATCGGTTGAAATTGATGTGCTCGTCATCGGCGCCGGTCCCGGCGGATACGTGGCGGCCATCCGTGCATCCCAGTTGGGCAAGAGCGTACTGGTGGTGGATAAGGCTGAGCTCGGAGGCGTCTGCTTAAACCGCGGCTGCATTCCGTCCAAAGCCTTGATTTCCGCAGCGCATCAATATGAGATGGTCAGCCATGCCGATTCGATTGGCATCACGGCTGAGAATGTGAAGATCGATTTTACAAAAGTCCAAGAGTGGAAAACCGGCATCGTCAAAAAGCAATCCGGCGGCGTAGGTATGCTGCTCAAGGGCAATAAAGTACAGGTATTCCAAGGCGAGGCGCTGTTCATCAACGAGAATGAGGCGCGCGTATTTAACGATAACGAAACCGCACGCTACCGTTTCAACCACTGCATCATTGCTACGGGCTCCCGTCCGATTGAGCTCAAAACGTTCCCGTTTGGCGGCCGCGTAATCTCTTCAACAGAGGCTCTGTCCTTGAACGAAATTCCGAAGAGCATGGTGGTGATCGGCGGCGGCTACATCGGGATTGAACTTGGGCAGACCTATGCCAAGTTCGGTACAAAGGTAACGGTGCTGGAAGGATCCGATTCGATTCTTCCGGGCTTTGAGAAGGACCTGTCCCAGCCTGTAGCACGCAACCTGAAGAAGCTGGATGTGGAAGTTGTCACTGAAGCAATGGCTCAGGGCTGCGAGCAAACTGACAAGGATGTAACGGTAACGTATACCGTGAAGGGTGAAGAGAAGAAAGTAACCGCCGATTACGTGCTGGTTACGGTTGGACGTCGCCCCAATACGGACGGCGACCTGTCTTTGGAGCTTGCGGGTGTGGAGGTCGGCGAACGCGGCTTGATCCAAGTAAACGACAAATGCCAAACGAACGTGCCTCACATCTACGCTATTGGCGACATCGTTCCGGGTCCGGCATTGGCGCACAAAGCTTCCTACGAAGCCAAAGTCGCGGCCGAATCGATCGCAGGGCTGCCTAGTGTAGTGGATTATAAAGTGATTCCTGCCGTTGTCTTCTCAGATCCGGAAATCGCTGGCGTCGGCCTTAGCGAGACGGAAGCGAAAGGGAAGGGCATCAACGTGATCGTTGGCAAGTTCCCATATGGGGCTAATGGACGAGCTCAATCGATGAACGCCACCGATGGCTTCGTGAAGCTGATCGGCGACAAAGACAGCGGACTGTTGGTTGGTGGGTATGTTGTCGGCGCAGAAGCATCCAATCTAATCGCTGAGCTTACGCTTGCGATTGAGATGGGGGCTACGCTTGAAGACATCGCGCTCACGATCCACGCGCACCCGACGCTTGGAGAGATCACGATGGACGCTGCTGAAGGCGCATTGGGCCATCCGATCCACCAGTTAGGAAAATAA